A single Lactuca sativa cultivar Salinas chromosome 8, Lsat_Salinas_v11, whole genome shotgun sequence DNA region contains:
- the LOC111885739 gene encoding protein LURP-one-related 10 isoform X1: protein MAQPNKAPSSSPVCVIGSHFMVPQQLDLIVDRISSGILLITDINHKIIFKVKPCDSFIHERRVLLDVDDQPIVAMRDKSMTVHDGWYVFRGDSRSKSDMIFTTKKPRMIQLFKSDVNVFLANKTCSKNVCDFKVKGSWSKRNCTIYMGDTSTTIAQMSKLQSSENIVKFVNDKFKVSISPNVDVAFVITIIAIVEAMENSDTNNKGAVQVLGGVTKVVGPILLS from the exons ATGGCTCAACCCAACAAAGCACCTTCTTCCTCTCCGGTTTGTGTGATAGGGTCTCACTTCATGGTACCACAACAACTCGATCTTATAGTTGATAGAATTTCAAGCGGAATCCTTTTGATTACAGATATTAACCATAAAATCATCTTCAAAGTGAAACCATGCGATTCATTCATTCATGAGCGGCGAGTACTACTCGATGTTGATGACCAACCCATCGTTGCGATGCGCGATAAG AGCATGACTGTACACGATGGATGGTATGTATTCAGGGGTGACAGTAGAAGCAAATCGGATATGATATTTACCACAAAAAAACCTCGCATGATCCAGCTGTTTAAAAGTGATGTAAATGTTTTCTTGGCAAACAAAACCTGTTCTAAAAATGTTTGTGATTTCAAGGTCAAAGGAAGCTGGTCGAAGAGAAACTGCACTATTTATATGGGAGATACTTCAACCACAATAGCCCAA ATGTCCAAACTGCAGTCATCGGAAAATATTGTAAAGTTCGTTAATGACAAATTCAAGGTGAGCATTTCTCCCAATGTGGACGTTGCGTTTGTGATCACAATTATAGCAATTGTTGAGGCTATGGAAAACTCTGACACAAACAATAAAGGTGCTGTGCAAGTTCTTGGAGGTGTGACTAAAGTTGTTGGCCCAATACTCCTTTCATAG